A single region of the Ictalurus punctatus breed USDA103 chromosome 26, Coco_2.0, whole genome shotgun sequence genome encodes:
- the LOC108258528 gene encoding F-box only protein 48, producing the protein MQHVSKRNIKPRAVGEGVVSLMSIRNGGPELNFTETLPTEMSVRIFSELDVKSLCHASVTCKHWNVIIEESDNLWRNHCLSCVCHREVDGDRSDGLSWKVTLVRNYKKSCVKRRWLKGKYSNVRCAEDLPQNSMCPLDVETWGEILEAELER; encoded by the exons ATGCAGCATGTCTCTAAAAGGAACATCAAGCCCCGTGCTGTTGGAGAAGGAGTCGTCTCCTTGATGTCCATCAGGAATGGAGGACCAGAGCTGAACTTCACGGAGACACTCCCTACAGAGATGAGTGTGAGGATCTTCAGCGAGCTGGACGTGAAGAGCCTGTGTCACGCCTCGGTGACGTGCAAACACTGGAATGTGATCATCGAGGAAAGCGATAACCTGTGGAGGAACCACTGTCTGAGCTGCGTCTGTCACAGGGAGGTGGACGGGGACCGGAGCGATGGACTGTCCTGGAAG gTGACTCTGGTGCGTAATTACAAGAAGAGCTGTGTGAAGAGAAGATGGTTAAAGGGAAAGTACAGCAACGTCCGCTGTGCTGAAGATCTGCCCCAAAACAGCATGTGTCCTCTGGATGTAGAGACCTGGGGGGAAATCCTGGAGGCAGAGCTCGAGAGATAA
- the cnrip1a gene encoding CB1 cannabinoid receptor-interacting protein 1a yields MGLVWVLILIGHGPRSSFYFVERIWQPCLGSSTIHLHAGSARDVQRPVIISFFTMADVPALINICVSLKIQPNDGPVFFKADGSRFGQTRTIKLLTGSKYKIEVVLKPGNAEPLTMGIGGKTFDLEQQSKDDESAVYHGFYDTEGVPHTKSGDRQPVQVTIQFKEVGVFETVWQVKYYNYYKREHCQFGNKFSCIEYEVKPNETRSLMWINKELFQ; encoded by the exons ATGGGTCTTGTTTGGGTGTTGATTTTGATTGGACATGGGCCTCGTTCGAGTTTTTATTTTGTCGAGcggatctggcaaccctgcctGGGATCTTCCACCATCCATTTACATGCAGGGAGCGCACGAGACGTGCAGAGGCCCGTTATTATTAGTTTCTTCACCATGGCCGACGTTCCAGCGTTAATTAACATCTGCGTGTCGTTAAAGATCCAGCCGAACGATGGCCCGGTGTTCTTTAAAGCGGACGGGTCCCGGTTCGGACAGACGCGGACTATAAAACTGCTGACGGGCTCCAAATATAAAATCGAGGTGGTGTTAAAACCGGGGAACGCCGAGCCCCT CACTATGGGAATCGGCGGAAAAACCTTTGATCTGGAGCAGCAGTCTAAAGATGATGAGTCTGCCGTATATCACGGCTTTTACGACACTGAGGGTGTTCCTCACACCAAAAGCGGGGACAGACAACCCGTGCAGGTTACCATACAG TTCAAGGAGGTGGGTGTGTTCGAGACGGTGTGGCAGGTGAagtactacaactactacaagCGTGAGCACTGCCAGTTCGGCAACAAGTTCAGCTGCATCGAGTACGAGGTGAAGCCCAACGAGACGCGCAGCCTCATGTGGATCAACAAGGAGCTCTTCCAGTAA